Proteins encoded by one window of Juglans regia cultivar Chandler chromosome 15, Walnut 2.0, whole genome shotgun sequence:
- the LOC108980960 gene encoding clathrin heavy chain 2-like has translation MERRVVFTAIKTHPMIRTVSIVVNLLLVRFVFFAEGIFIDSAKRFTIRPDPKLGPALFSIVARVRRQKVLTPPWKPSFRKKQADLLLPPDFAEDFPVAMQVVQRFQELFSQTKYKEPAELAAESPQGILRTPDTVAKFQVLHSVPVQAGQTPPLLQHFGTLLTKGKLNSFESMELSRLVVNQNKKNLLENWLAEDKLECREELRDLVKTG, from the exons ATGGAGAGAAGGGTGGTTTTCACAGCGATCAAGACGCATCCGATGATCCGAACTGTAAGCATTGTAGTAAATCTGTTGCTGGTCCGATTCGTATTCTTCGCCGAAGGTATTTTCATTGATTCGGCTAAGAGATTCACAATTAGACCTGATCCCAAACTTGGCCCTGCTCTTTTTTCGATCGTTGCTCGAGTGAGAAGACAAAAGGTCCTAACTCCCCCAT GGAAGCCTTCTTTCAGAAAGAAGCAAGCAGATCTTTTGCTCCCCCCAGATTTTGCCGAAGACTTTCCAGTTGCAATGCAG GTTGTCCAACGTTTCCAAGAACTATTTTCCCAAACAAAGTACAAAGAACCTGCAGAACTTGCCGCCGAGTCCCCCCAAGGAATCCTCCGAACACCGGACACAGTTGCCAAATTCCAAGTTTTACAT AGTGTTCCTGTCCAAGCTGGGCAGACGCCACCTCTGTTGCAGCATTTCGGGACACTTTTGACAAAAGGAAAGCTCAATTCTTTTGAGTCGATGGAATTATCACGCCTTGTTGtgaaccaaaataaaaagaatcttTTGGAGAATTGGTTGGCAGAGGATAAGCTGGAATGCAGAGAGGAACTACGGGATCTCGTGAAG ACTGGATAA
- the LOC108980969 gene encoding uncharacterized GPI-anchored protein At4g28100-like, producing the protein MSPNPPLFSFFVFFPILFPTFLCLANLDPATIQFLPTQSLPATIPAFPEQSNVAGCPLDLSDELFNGIKTACSSSKGGSNGELRRSRCCPVLAAWLYAAYSATALGRASRVAAAVAASHGSNNSYDLPLLPDDSETCVDDLGKALKAKGIELERPNATCDVVYCYCGIRLHTLSCPEAFSVTQKGKLVGDESVKRLERDCLSSSNNVNGFPGLGGCSKCLNSLYKVNKKKTSNSSKSGDRTTKMNNKDCQLMGLTWLLAKNRKAYIHTVSEVFRATMMSKDGSDPRLCALNSDGMPLAVDSSEISGHSSSNTLGAPIYLSMLLVSLLYMLSLLNR; encoded by the exons ATGTCCCCAAACCCAccattgttttctttcttcgtTTTCTTTCCCATTCTCTTTCCCACCTTTCTGTGTCTGGCCAATCTGGACCCGGCCACGATCCAATTCCTCCCAACCCAATCTCTACCAGCAACAATTCCTGCATTCCCGGAACAATCCAATGTGGCTGGCTGCCCACTAGACCTCTCCGATGAACTCTTTAATGGGATAAAAACCGCATGTAGTAGCTCAAAAGGTGGCTCTAATGGGGAACTCCGCCGAAGCCGGTGCTGCCCTGTACTAGCAGCGTGGCTTTACGCCGCCTACTCTGCCACAGCCCTTGGCAGGGCAAGCAGAGTAGCCGCAGCAGTGGCGGCTAGTCACGGTAGCAACAATTCCTACGACCTGCCGCTGCTGCCGGATGATTCAGAAACCTGTGTGGATGACTTGGGGAAAGCCCTCAAGGCAAAAGGTATAGAATTGGAGAGACCTAACGCCACCTGCGATGTGGTGTACTGTTACTGCGGCATTAGGTTGCACACGTTGAGCTGTCCCGAGGCGTTTTCGGTGACCCAGAAGGGGAAACTGGTCGGGGATGAGAGCGTGAAGAGGTTAGAGAGGGATTGTTTGAGTAGCAGCAACAATGTGAATGGATTTCCAGGTCTTGGTGGGTGCTCCAAGTGCTTGAACAGTCTCTATAAG GTTAACAAGAAGAAAACTTCCAATTCAAGCAAATCAGGGGACAGGACCACCAAAATGAACAACAAAGATTGTCAACTAATGGGTCTGACATGGCTTCTTGCGAAGAATCGAAAGGCCTACATTCACACGGTTTCAGAGGTGTTTCGAGCAACCATGATGAGCAAGGATGGCTCTGATCCTCGGTTGTGCGCTCTCAACAGCGATGGAATGCCTCTGGCTGTTGATTCCTCTGAAATCTCTGGCCATTCTTCTTCAAACACCCTTGGAGCACCCATCTACCTCAGCATGTTATTAGTTTCTTTGCTGTATATGCTTTCTTTGCTAAATCGTTAG